The sequence CAGGTGCAGGTCGAGATATTCGGCGAGAATGTGCGAGAACCGGCCGCCGATCATCGCGATCCGGCGCGCGGGGTCGGCCAGCAGGTCCAGCACGGCCTCCAGCTCGGGGTCGGACAGCGCCGCGAACGACTCGTCCAGCCGCTGCCGGAAGATCGCTCCGGCCGACACCCGCAGGGAGTCCGGGGTCACCCCGTCGCCGAGCTGCTGGGCGAGCGTGAGCGGCGAGGCCCGCCGTGCCTCGATCTCGTCCCGCAGCGCCTGCTGGAACGCCCGGTATCCCGCGAAACCGAGCCGGGCCACGAACCGGACCACGGTCGGCGCGCTCACCCCCGCGCGTTCGGCCAGCCGCGCCGCGGTCTCCAGCCCGGCCGTGGGGTAGCTCGCCAGCAGGGTCCGGGCGACCAGCCGCTCCCCCGGCGAGGAGCCGTCCAGGCTGCGCCGTACCCGCTCCGCGACGGACACGAAGACCTCCGCCCCCTCTCCGGCCGCGCTCCCCGCCCCCGCCTTCCCGGCCGCGCTCCCCGCGCTCACCTTCCCGGACGCGGACGCGCCGGCCCGCTCCGCCACCTCCCCGGACGCGGGCACGCCACCCCGCCCCGTTCTGCCGTCGTCACCAGTCATCGGAACACCTCTCGGCTGCCTCGGGTCGTCCAGTTCCTCATTCTGGCCGGTCAGCACGGACGTTCCGGATTCCGCCCGGGTGGAGGCCGTACGCCTCGGTCATGCGGCATCGCGGCTGGTCACGCCATTTCATTCAGGTCATAGACATTCGGTATGCCGCGATGGGGCCCTCTCCGGCAGGCTTCCACCTGCACCGTTGCGACAAAAAACCCCATATCGCGAAGTTATGGAAACTTGAAGGGTATTCCGCCCCTCTTGTCCGATGTCAGCTTTGTTCCAGTCCAGGCTGCCGGGTTCCGGCCAGTTCCCCGCGGCGGTGTCGCACGGCGCCGGTTCCGACCGGCCGCACCGACGGCGCACGCGTTCGACAGGTTGCATCCAGGCACGTCCCCCCCGGAGGCCAAGGAGGCCATTGTGGACGCCGAGAACACCCGCGACGACAACATCGAAGGCAAGGAATCCAGGGGCATCAGCCGCAAGACCCTGCTGAAGGCCGCCCTGATAGCCCCGGCGGCTCCGCT comes from Streptosporangium roseum DSM 43021 and encodes:
- a CDS encoding MurR/RpiR family transcriptional regulator, whose amino-acid sequence is MTGDDGRTGRGGVPASGEVAERAGASASGKVSAGSAAGKAGAGSAAGEGAEVFVSVAERVRRSLDGSSPGERLVARTLLASYPTAGLETAARLAERAGVSAPTVVRFVARLGFAGYRAFQQALRDEIEARRASPLTLAQQLGDGVTPDSLRVSAGAIFRQRLDESFAALSDPELEAVLDLLADPARRIAMIGGRFSHILAEYLDLHLRLLRPGTRVLDPRPESLAAFSVDVGRRDVIVVFDYRRYQRDVVEFARRVHERGAKVVLFTDPWLSPASEAADLVIPVRVEAPSPFDSLVPALALVETVVAGVMARLGKEGEERLRQCEEIVGDVTVD